The sequence below is a genomic window from Brevibacillus laterosporus.
TTTTCAGAAATGAAATACTGGGAGACATTCATCCAGTCTTCATACACTACGGGGGCTTGGGTAGCTGTTGCAGGGAGTACAGTTTTTTCATAGGTGCGATGCAGCAACCGCTGGGCACGGATAACTAGTTCGCGAGGCAAAAAAGGCTTTGCCAGATAGTCGTCACTACCAAGTTCCAGACCAATAATTTTATCAATATCTTGATCACGAGCAGAAATGAACATAATAGGGACATCTTCCCACTTATTTCGAATTAGTCTAAGAAGCTCGTACCCATCTATATCAGGCAACATAATATCAAGAATCCACAAGTGTGGTTTCGTATCATCTAGGACAGCTAATACCTCCTCACCGCTTTGGAAGGTTTTCACTTCAAATCCTGCGCGTACGAGGTAGGAACGCAATAGTTCTAATAAATTAGTTTCATCATCAACCAGATAAACAAGATAAGGTGTGGTCTGAGTCATGGTCACCCTTCCTTTCTATATATCATAGTAACATAGCTTACGTAAAAACATGTGGGAACTAGATAGAAGGAATGTGGGAAAGTTGTGGCAGGAATCATGCAGGAGTTGCTCGAAAAATAGTAGGGACAGAAAGGAGTGAAACATCCATATGACAAAGTTCTGGAAGTATGCGGTTGTTGTTCTTACAGCATCGTCTATACTGGCATCGTGCAACCCGCTTGCAAATAAAGAACAAGCACCGCAGCCAAATCCGGTGACGCCACCTGTATCCGAACCTTTGCAAGAGAAGACGTTTCCTTATACGGCTCCATTAACAGGAATGGGGGTGGATGAGCGAATTGATCACCGTCCTGTTATGGTTATGGTTAATAATCATCCGAAAGCAAGACCTCAATCAGGACTTGATAAAGCGGATATCGTGTACGAAGTGCTGTCTGAGGGGGAAGTGACGCGATTTCTAGCCATTTTTCACAGCCAGACACCTAAAATGATTGGACCGGTGCGAAGTATTCGTCCGTACTTTATTAAGTTGGGTAGAGGATTTGATTCCATTCTTGTACATGTTGGCGGAAGTCCAGATGCTCTTAATACCCTTAAAGGCGCAGATGACGCCATTAATGAAATTAGTAACGGTGCATACTTCTGGCGAGAAAAATT
It includes:
- a CDS encoding DNA-binding response regulator translates to MTQTTPYLVYLVDDETNLLELLRSYLVRAGFEVKTFQSGEEVLAVLDDTKPHLWILDIMLPDIDGYELLRLIRNKWEDVPIMFISARDQDIDKIIGLELGSDDYLAKPFLPRELVIRAQRLLHRTYEKTVLPATATQAPVVYEDWMNVSQYFISEKGRLVKENEEIIDLTTKEFDLVLYFIKNQGQALQREQILTAVWGDDYIGSDRAVDDLVKRIRKKMPDFPLETVYGFGYRMTK